The Primulina tabacum isolate GXHZ01 chromosome 7, ASM2559414v2, whole genome shotgun sequence genome includes a window with the following:
- the LOC142551305 gene encoding putative pentatricopeptide repeat-containing protein At3g16890, mitochondrial produces the protein MRNFSSLASRVVQEFKNPTQKVRIPNKIASNSSKLKYREIIRQNLVTGKPKFKDSNFDSVSTPKARILGCANKSFSKPIDHRYLAEVLSRKDWYLLLNHELKAQRISLSSRVVVSILRNQENPLCCLRFYNWISNIGDSFGKDQSIRVALSDVLYREGPILLSTELIQDIRNSKCRVTEDFLCVLIGSWGRLGLAKYCAEVFEQVSYLGLIPSTRLYNAVIDALVKSNSLDLAYLKFQQMEVDNCVPDRFTYNILIHGVCKAGVVDEALRLVKQMEGLRHTPNVFTYTILIDGYCNAKRVNDAFGVLERMKTMKVRPNDATYRSLVNGVFRTLSPHEAFEWLWRWVKKEPKLPKVTYDSILYCLSNNSLARDAIVFLRTATGHGYIPDTLTFNITITCLIKGLQIEETCQVFDDFIKRGVNVDPGTCLALVGALYNSGRQNKGNQYLSWMLEKGLVSNVFTFNMVIDCFCKAKMMNSALGTLKEMSNRDIHPNLVTFNTLITGFCNVRDVVKAQELLLMLLDHGFKPDVFTFSSIIDGLCKVNHITDAFDCFSEMVEWGISPNAVTYNSLIRSLCFSGEVVKAMKLLRKMHVDGVQPDVYSFNALIQKYCEMNKIDKAQKLLISMLTLDLQPDNFTYISFIKALCESGRFYEAKELFSSMEANGCCPDAYTCDSFIDALVKSHRFEEAQEVWLKCREKGMTLKVIPV, from the coding sequence ATGAGAAATTTCTCATCTTTGGCTTCTAGGGTTGTACAGGAATTCAAGAATCCCACTCAGAAAGTCCGAATTCCCAATAAAATTGCTTCAAATTCCTCTAAACTAAAATATCGGGAAATTATCCGTCAAAATTTAGTGACAGGTAAGCCTAAATTCAAAGATTCAAACTTTGATTCAGTTTCAACTCCCAAAGCTCGCATTTTAGGCTGTGCAAATAAATCTTTCTCGAAGCCTATTGATCATCGATATTTAGCTGAAGTTTTGTCCAGAAAAGATTGGTACTTGCTGCTGAACCATGAGCTCAAGGCGCAAAGAATCAGTTTGAGTAGTCGTGTCGTTGTTAGCATTTTGCGAAACCAAGAAAACCCTTTATGTTGTTTGAGATTTTATAACTGGATTTCGAACATCGGAGACTCGTTTGGTAAGGATCAATCCATCCGCGTCGCTTTAAGCGATGTCCTTTATAGGGAAGGTCCCATTTTGCTGTCAACTGAGTTAATACAGGACATCAGGAACTCAAAGTGCCGAGTCACGGAGGATTTTCTGTGTGTTTTGATAGGTAGTTGGGGAAGATTGGGGTTAGCCAAGTATTGTGCTGAGGTTTTTGAGCAGGTTTCTTATCTGGGACTGATTCCCAGTACAAGGTTATATAATGCTGTGATAGATGCTTTAGTGAAATCCAATTCACTTGATTTGGCTTACCTCAAGTTTCAGCAAATGGAGGTGGACAACTGTGTCCCAGATAGATTTACCTATAACATTCTTATTCACGGAGTTTGCAAGGCTGGTGTAGTGGATGAGGCACTTCGCCTTGTCAAGCAGATGGAGGGATTGAGACACACTCCCAATGTGTTCACATATACCATCCTAATAGATGGGTATTGTAATGCAAAAAGAGTGAATGATGCATTTGGGGTTCTGGAGAGAATGAAAACCATGAAAGTGAGGCCCAATGATGCCACTTATAGATCACTTGTTAATGGAGTTTTTCGAACCCTGTCACCACACGAAGCTTTTGAATGGCTGTGGAGATGGGTGAAAAAGGAGCCCAAGCTTCCCAAAGTAACTTATGATAGTATACTCTATTGTCTATCGAATAATTCTCTAGCAAGGGATGCGATTGTGTTTTTAAGGACAGCTACAGGACATGGTTATATCCCCGACACTTTGACATTTAACATCACAATTACTTGTTTGATAAAAGGATTGCAAATTGAGGAAACTTGTCAGGTATTTGATGATTTCATCAAACGAGGGGTGAATGTGGATCCGGGTACTTGTCTAGCCCTTGTAGGGGCCCTGtacaactcaggaagacaaaaTAAAGGCAATCAATATTTAAGTTGGATGCTCGAGAAAGGACTTGTGTCAAATGTCTTCACATTTAACATGGTAATTGATTGCTTTTGCAAAGCCAAAATGATGAACAGCGCACTTGGAACATTAAAAGAGATGTCTAATAGAGACATTCACCCTAATCTTGTTACTTTCAACACCCTTATTACTGGGTTTTGCAATGTTAGGGATGTGGTCAAGGCACAAGAATTGTTACTAATGCTTCTAGATCATGGCTTTAAACCAGATGTGTTCACCTTTAGTTCAATTATTGACGGTCTATGCAAGGTTAACCATATTACTGATGCTTTTGATTGTTTCTCAGAAATGGTGGAGTGGGGAATCTCTCCTAATGCTGTTACATACAATAGCTTAATTCGTTCATTGTGCTTTTCTGGAGAGGTTGTTAAAGCAATGAAACTACTGAGAAAAATGCACGTTGATGGCGTACAACCAGATGTTTACTCTTTTAATGCTCTAATTCAGAAGTACTGTGAGATGAATAAAATTGATAAGGCACAAAAGCTTCTCATAAGCATGCTAACTCTAGATTTGCAGCCAGATAATTTTACTTACATTTCCTTTATCAAAGCATTATGTGAATCTGGAAGATTTTATGAAGCTAAAGAGTTATTCTCTTCAATGGAAGCAAATGGTTGTTGTCCTGATGCCTATACATGCGATTCATTCATTGATGCTTTAGTCAAGTCACACAGATTTGAAGAAGCCCAAGAGGTATGGTTGAAATGCAGAGAGAAAGGAATGACATTAAAAGTGATTCCCGTTTGA
- the LOC142551306 gene encoding large ribosomal subunit protein eL29z-like, with the protein MAKSKNHTAHNQSHKAHRNGIKKPKRHRHSSTKGMDPKFLRNQRYARKHNKKIGETASEEE; encoded by the exons ATGGCGAAGTCGAAGAATCACACGGCTCACAATCAGTCGCACAAGGCCCACAGGAATGGAATCAAGAAACCCAAGCGCCATCGCCATTCATCCACCAAAGGG ATGGACCCAAAGTTCTTGAGGAACCAGAGGTATGCCCGAAAGCACAACAAGAAGATCGGCGAGACAGCGAGCGAGGAAGAGTAG